A region of Gracilinanus agilis isolate LMUSP501 chromosome 3, AgileGrace, whole genome shotgun sequence DNA encodes the following proteins:
- the LOC123239643 gene encoding NADH dehydrogenase [ubiquinone] iron-sulfur protein 6, mitochondrial-like: MVAAVVVAFVTFGHLLGSSWGFPVAARCFGVQVSPMGEKITHTGQVYDEDDYRRIRFVGCQKEVNENFAIDLIAEQLVSKVESRVISCDGGGGALGHPKVYINLDKETKTGTCRYCGLQFTQHHHH; the protein is encoded by the coding sequence ATGGTGGCGGCTGTGGTGGTGGCGTTTGTGACCTTTGGCCACCTTCTGGGCAGCAGCTGGGGCTTCCCTGTGGCCGCCAGATGTTTTGGTGTGCAGGTGTCACCCATGGGGGAGAAAATTACCCACACAGGCCAGGTTTATGATGAAGATGATTACAGGAGGATTCGCTTTGTTGGTTGCCAGAAAGAGGTAAATGAAAACTTTGCAATTGATTTGATAGCAGAGCAACTAGTAAGCAAAGTGGAAAGTCGAGTGATATCATGTGATGGTGGAGGAGGAGCTCTGGGTCATCCAAAAGTATATATAAACTTGGACAAAGAGACTAAAACTGGGACTTGTAGGTATTGTGGACTTCAGTTTACACAACATCACCACCACTGA